In Mycetocola zhujimingii, one DNA window encodes the following:
- a CDS encoding LacI family DNA-binding transcriptional regulator, protein MTSRSTPVLATVAELAGVSAPTVSKVINGRDDVAEATRVRVQAALDQVGYRSPSQRRIRSTGPAMVDLVIGVHDGAYSMEVLRGILDYAVTVDVDVVVSSHTPNKLSRVDHEEWAQRMKESGRTGIIFVTSQVSSDQVRAFSQRGIAVVVIDPLNPPPPGGYASVGATNWAGGKAATEHLLSLGHERVAFLGGPVAAECSIARLHGYLAALMSRGIASRADYVFDGGFNRETGVAATRAVLDLAEPPTAIFAASDTIALGVLEVARERGLRVPDDLSLVGFDSTPLAEQTLPRLTSVAQPLQEMGRAALRGVLRLARGEQLDSAHTELATELVVRDSTARLISTRS, encoded by the coding sequence ATGACTTCACGATCCACGCCCGTTCTCGCGACGGTCGCTGAGCTGGCCGGAGTATCGGCGCCCACGGTGTCCAAAGTGATCAATGGCAGGGACGACGTCGCCGAGGCCACCCGGGTGCGGGTTCAGGCCGCCCTCGATCAGGTCGGATACCGCTCGCCCTCGCAACGCCGCATCCGTTCGACAGGACCGGCAATGGTCGATCTGGTGATCGGTGTGCACGATGGCGCCTATTCCATGGAAGTACTTCGCGGCATCCTCGATTACGCCGTGACGGTCGACGTTGACGTCGTCGTGAGCAGCCACACCCCGAACAAGCTCTCGCGGGTCGACCACGAGGAGTGGGCGCAGCGGATGAAGGAGTCGGGTCGCACCGGCATCATCTTTGTGACCTCGCAGGTGTCCAGCGATCAGGTCCGCGCCTTCAGTCAGAGGGGCATCGCCGTCGTGGTCATCGATCCGCTCAACCCTCCCCCGCCGGGCGGGTATGCGAGCGTCGGCGCCACGAACTGGGCAGGGGGCAAGGCCGCGACCGAGCACCTGCTCTCACTGGGCCACGAACGTGTCGCGTTCCTGGGCGGGCCGGTGGCTGCCGAGTGCAGCATCGCCCGGCTGCACGGTTATCTCGCAGCGCTGATGAGCCGCGGGATCGCCTCGCGCGCCGACTACGTCTTCGACGGTGGGTTCAACAGGGAGACGGGAGTCGCAGCGACGCGTGCTGTCCTCGACCTCGCCGAGCCACCAACAGCGATCTTTGCCGCGAGCGACACGATCGCGCTCGGAGTGCTCGAGGTGGCGCGGGAACGGGGACTGCGGGTACCGGACGACCTCAGCCTCGTCGGCTTCGACAGCACCCCACTCGCTGAGCAGACGCTCCCCCGGCTGACGTCGGTGGCCCAGCCGCTCCAGGAGATGGGTCGTGCTGCTCTTCGCGGTGTTCTGCGGCTCGCACGCGGCGAGCAGCTCGACTCTGCGCACACCGAACTCGCCACCGAACTCGTCGTTCGGGATTCGACGGCCCGCTTGATCAGCACGCGCTCCTGA
- a CDS encoding VOC family protein, whose translation MPITLQSVAFRSENPHRDADFWGAVLNRPVESDGGESFLRGEAGQVGIRFTSGPPHAENTNNRLHLHLADGPLDQSGTIAMCLGFGARLLGSGRIPENSYAGMADVAGDEFCVIEDRNAYLAGCGPLAEVTCEGTRTVGLFWSNVLAWPLVWDEGGETAIQSPAGGTKIAWNGESVMPDAARARQYFVLTVPGNELDHEVRRLLDLGASGHSVGRTGETVLRDPDGYEFEVRPTSAY comes from the coding sequence GTGCCCATTACGTTGCAGTCGGTTGCGTTCCGGTCGGAGAATCCCCACCGGGATGCAGACTTCTGGGGCGCTGTTTTGAACCGTCCGGTTGAGAGCGATGGCGGGGAGAGCTTTCTGAGGGGAGAGGCAGGGCAGGTCGGTATCCGGTTCACCTCCGGCCCTCCTCATGCGGAAAACACAAATAATCGCCTTCACCTCCATCTGGCCGATGGGCCCCTCGACCAGAGCGGCACGATTGCGATGTGCCTGGGATTCGGGGCGCGGCTTCTCGGCAGCGGACGGATACCGGAGAACAGCTACGCGGGGATGGCCGATGTTGCTGGAGACGAATTCTGTGTGATCGAGGACCGGAATGCTTACCTGGCCGGGTGTGGTCCGCTGGCGGAGGTGACGTGCGAGGGCACGCGAACCGTTGGACTGTTTTGGAGCAACGTTCTTGCCTGGCCTCTCGTGTGGGATGAAGGCGGAGAGACCGCCATCCAGTCGCCTGCCGGTGGAACAAAGATCGCGTGGAACGGTGAAAGCGTGATGCCGGATGCCGCGCGAGCTCGCCAGTACTTCGTGCTTACCGTCCCGGGTAATGAGCTCGATCACGAGGTACGGAGGCTGCTGGACCTCGGCGCATCGGGTCACAGCGTTGGCCGGACGGGTGAGACGGTTCTCCGCGATCCGGACGGCTACGAATTCGAAGTTCGCCCTACTTCGGCGTATTAG
- a CDS encoding DNA polymerase IV — protein MSAADTPWVLHVDLDQFIAAVEVLRHPELAGKPVIVGGRGDPTERAVVSTASYEAREFGVGSGMPLRIAARKVPDAVILPVDAETYNAASHEVMATLKEQPGAVVQVLGWDEAFVGIATDDPESYARTIQRAVLDRTQLHCSVGVGDTLVRAKVATGFGKPRGVFRLTADNWLEVMGARPTIDLWGVGSKVSRRLAGLGISTVAELAAAEPAELITEFGPKMGPWYRQLGRGDGAREVDDTPWVARGHSRETTYQQDLTSRADVEAGVREMVDRVLRDVHAEGRPVVGITLKVRYAPFMTKIFTKKIPETTDREVVLARTMELVGRIEADRPIRLLGFRAEMPMPLESRQRHTPTRSGW, from the coding sequence ATGAGTGCAGCAGACACCCCGTGGGTGTTACATGTCGACCTCGACCAGTTCATCGCGGCCGTTGAAGTGCTTCGTCATCCCGAGCTGGCCGGTAAGCCGGTGATCGTCGGCGGACGAGGCGATCCGACCGAGCGCGCCGTCGTCTCGACGGCGTCCTACGAGGCACGCGAGTTCGGTGTCGGTTCGGGGATGCCGCTTCGGATCGCGGCCAGGAAGGTGCCGGATGCCGTCATCCTGCCCGTCGACGCGGAAACGTATAACGCCGCATCGCACGAGGTGATGGCGACCCTGAAGGAGCAACCGGGTGCAGTGGTGCAGGTGCTCGGCTGGGATGAGGCTTTCGTCGGGATCGCCACTGATGACCCCGAGTCCTATGCCAGAACTATCCAGCGTGCCGTACTCGACCGGACGCAGTTGCACTGCAGCGTTGGCGTCGGCGACACGCTTGTTCGGGCGAAGGTTGCCACCGGCTTCGGCAAACCCCGCGGCGTCTTCCGGCTGACGGCCGACAACTGGCTCGAGGTCATGGGTGCACGCCCAACCATCGACCTCTGGGGTGTCGGCTCGAAGGTCTCCCGTCGCCTCGCCGGGCTGGGTATCTCCACCGTTGCCGAGTTGGCCGCCGCCGAACCCGCGGAGCTCATCACTGAGTTCGGCCCGAAGATGGGCCCTTGGTATCGGCAGCTCGGTCGTGGTGATGGTGCCCGCGAGGTCGATGACACACCCTGGGTGGCGCGTGGTCACAGTCGGGAGACGACCTATCAGCAGGACCTCACGTCTCGCGCTGACGTAGAAGCGGGGGTGCGGGAGATGGTCGATCGCGTGCTGCGGGACGTTCACGCCGAGGGCCGGCCGGTCGTCGGCATCACCCTGAAGGTTCGATACGCGCCGTTCATGACGAAAATCTTCACGAAGAAGATCCCTGAGACGACGGATCGTGAAGTGGTCCTGGCCCGCACGATGGAACTCGTGGGCAGGATCGAAGCTGATCGCCCCATTCGGCTTCTCGGATTCCGAGCCGAGATGCCGATGCCTCTCGAGTCGAGGCAACGCCACACGCCGACGCGGAGCGGTTGGTAA